In Electrophorus electricus isolate fEleEle1 chromosome 1, fEleEle1.pri, whole genome shotgun sequence, a single window of DNA contains:
- the zgc:163143 gene encoding uncharacterized protein zgc:163143 isoform X4, translated as MAQEGDFIPGQSPLFSLFLLICRTAREILTPEVEGHRDQISYFTSMQKKHPIEASIQSLPPRRSPHCIPAPARRSTAQGSEESNPHSNPEFSVEKEMALPQLAACQSLVKPDKRPFPSWKILEDESLERSMTIPSFFHSAYCLPRSFHWDGDAELNIMPRTVYGVSGQTKPNIIEVKERWEWLGLDVRGPFPMTADGHIHIMTLTDYYSKWVEAFPLTNSMIQNAATCLAEVILQLGYPLAVLSRLSKRLLLDINRDLKKHLNINTSSLIIHHRQTGYLDLVTESLLSKMASELVTEYPDTWHIHLPAASLRLCCTEHPTTRRRPFAVMFSTSPAVFSSPREVPYIVSDICLSSFVIVSSEGSKGNNTQTNPSPYRKQRSCQEGDLQVANT; from the exons AGATCAAATTTCCTACTTCACTTCGATGCAAAAAAAGCACCCCATAGAAGCGTCAATCCAGTCTCTCCCGCCGAGAAGATCACCACACTGCATCCCTGCACCAGCCAGGCGTAGCACTGCACAGGGGTCAGAAGAGTCCAACCCTCACAGCAATCCAGAGTTCAGTGTGGAAAAAGAAATGGCACTGCCACAGCTTGCTGCCTGTCAGAGCCTGGTGAAACCTGACAAGAG GCCATTTCCTTCATGGAAAATCTTAGAAGATGAGTCGCTTGAAAGAAGCATGACCATACCAAGTTTCTTTCACAGTGCCTACTGTTTGCCCAGG AGCTTTCATTGGGATGGAGATGCTGAATTAAatatt ATGCCACGCACAGTTTATGGAGTCTCAGGACAAACAAAGCCCAATATTATTGAG GTTAAGGAGAGGTGGGAATGGCTTGGGCTTGATGTGAGGGGACCGTTTCCCATGACAGCAGACGGGCATATACACATCATGACTCTCACCGATTATTACTCCAAATGGGTTGAAGCGTTCCCTCTGACAAATAGCATGATCCAAAATGCTGCAACGTGTCTGGCAGAGGTCATTCTTCAGTTGGGATACCCTCTAGCAGTCCTCTCCAGACTTTCCAAACGACTCCTCCTAGAT ATTAATCGAGATCTGAAAAAACAcctaaacataaacacaagctCCCTGATCATACACCACCGTCAGACTGGATACTTGGACTTGGTGACCGAGTCCCTCCTCAGTAA GATGGCATCTGAGCTGGTGACGGAGTATCCAGACACCTGGCACATCCACCTGCCCGCTGCTTCTCTGCGTCTGTGTTGCACGGAGCACCCCACCACCAGGAGGAGGCCCTTTGCTGTCATGTTTTCCACCAGCCCTGCGGTCTTCTCCTCCCCCAGGGAAGTGCCA TACATTGTCTCTGACATCTGCCTGAGTTCCTTTGTGATTGTATCCAGTGAAGGCAGCAAAggcaacaacacacaaactaaccCCAGCCCTTACA GAAAGCAGAGGAGCTGCCAGGAAGGAGATCTCCAAGTCGCAAACACGTGA
- the nmrk1 gene encoding nicotinamide riboside kinase 1 isoform X2, with product MDRMMSEICSWQQDPQDFMLPKAKCFTSEGTKVFFLIVEGFLIFNYGPLNMLFDKRYFLQIPYETCKLRRSSRVYMPQDPIGYFDGHVWPMYLKNRKKMEDMVHDIVSSEEIGSIIKKEGEILTMECVKEHHMGLDLVVKCPQKHSVLYYDFKSQKITLNMDYKERVNISINRQKITIVLTDLQLEDSGLYSCIYTRIIDYDVLQEAGDQVFLFVNKSCPKKAVPVSTVIVAMACAVLLLYALAMVVWVGCKVKALSVSGGDTASRISNPVYEDMTSRRVQ from the exons ATGGACAGGATGATGAGTGAAATCTGTTCTTGGCAACAAGATCCTCAGGACTTCATGCTGCCtaaagcaaagtgcttcacatcagAAGGGACTAAAGTATTTTTTCTTATAGTGGAAGGCTTTCTCATCTTTAATTATGG GCCCTTGAACATGTTATTTGACAAGAGATACTTCTTGCAAATACCATATGAGACATGTAAGCTGAGGAGAAG CTCAAGGGTATATATGCCCCAAGATCCCATTGGTTACTTCGATGGGCATGTTTGGCCCATGTaccttaaaaacagaaaaaaaatggaggACATGGTGCATGACATTG TCTCTTCAGAGGAGATTGGGAGCATTATAAAGAAAGAAGGCGAAATTCTGACCATGGAGTGTGTGAAGGAGCATCACATGGGTTTAGATCTCGTCGTAAAATGCCCTCAGAAACACAGTGTGTTATACTATGACTTCAAAAGTCAGAAAATAACTCTTAATATGGACTACAAAGAAAGAGTGAACATCAGCATTAACAGGCAGAAAATAACCATAGTGCTCACTGACCTACAACTGGAAGACTCTGGACTGTACTCATGCATATACACCCGAATCATTGATTATGACGTCTTGCAAGAAGCTGGAGATcaggtttttctgtttgtgaatA agaGCTGTCCTAAGAAAGCTGTCCCTGTCTCTACTGTGATAGTAGCGATGGCTTGTGCAGTCCTGCTACTGTATGCCCTGGCcatggtggtgtgggtgggatGCAAG gtGAAAGCCCTGTCTGTGAGTGGGGGAGATACTGCATCCAGGATTTCTAACCCAGTCTATGAAGATATGACCAGCCGCCGTGTTCAATGA
- the nmrk1 gene encoding nicotinamide riboside kinase 1 isoform X1, whose amino-acid sequence MKRFIIGIGGVTNGGKSTLSRSLQGILPNSCIISQDSFFKDDSVVLTDSRGFKQYDTLDALHMDRMMSEICSWQQDPQDFMLPKAKCFTSEGTKVFFLIVEGFLIFNYGPLNMLFDKRYFLQIPYETCKLRRSSRVYMPQDPIGYFDGHVWPMYLKNRKKMEDMVHDIVSSEEIGSIIKKEGEILTMECVKEHHMGLDLVVKCPQKHSVLYYDFKSQKITLNMDYKERVNISINRQKITIVLTDLQLEDSGLYSCIYTRIIDYDVLQEAGDQVFLFVNKSCPKKAVPVSTVIVAMACAVLLLYALAMVVWVGCKVKALSVSGGDTASRISNPVYEDMTSRRVQ is encoded by the exons ATGAAAAGGTTTATTATTGGAATTGGGGG AGTAACAAATGGGGGCAAAAGCACGCTGAGCAGAAGTCTTCAGGGAATTCTCCCCAACAGTTGTATTATTTCTCAAGATTCTTTCTTCAAA GACGACTCTGTGGTCCTAACTGACAGCCGTGGTTTTAAGCAATATGACA CGCTGGATGCCCTACATATGGACAGGATGATGAGTGAAATCTGTTCTTGGCAACAAGATCCTCAGGACTTCATGCTGCCtaaagcaaagtgcttcacatcagAAGGGACTAAAGTATTTTTTCTTATAGTGGAAGGCTTTCTCATCTTTAATTATGG GCCCTTGAACATGTTATTTGACAAGAGATACTTCTTGCAAATACCATATGAGACATGTAAGCTGAGGAGAAG CTCAAGGGTATATATGCCCCAAGATCCCATTGGTTACTTCGATGGGCATGTTTGGCCCATGTaccttaaaaacagaaaaaaaatggaggACATGGTGCATGACATTG TCTCTTCAGAGGAGATTGGGAGCATTATAAAGAAAGAAGGCGAAATTCTGACCATGGAGTGTGTGAAGGAGCATCACATGGGTTTAGATCTCGTCGTAAAATGCCCTCAGAAACACAGTGTGTTATACTATGACTTCAAAAGTCAGAAAATAACTCTTAATATGGACTACAAAGAAAGAGTGAACATCAGCATTAACAGGCAGAAAATAACCATAGTGCTCACTGACCTACAACTGGAAGACTCTGGACTGTACTCATGCATATACACCCGAATCATTGATTATGACGTCTTGCAAGAAGCTGGAGATcaggtttttctgtttgtgaatA agaGCTGTCCTAAGAAAGCTGTCCCTGTCTCTACTGTGATAGTAGCGATGGCTTGTGCAGTCCTGCTACTGTATGCCCTGGCcatggtggtgtgggtgggatGCAAG gtGAAAGCCCTGTCTGTGAGTGGGGGAGATACTGCATCCAGGATTTCTAACCCAGTCTATGAAGATATGACCAGCCGCCGTGTTCAATGA
- the nmrk1 gene encoding nicotinamide riboside kinase 1 isoform X4, protein MKRFIIGIGGVTNGGKSTLSRSLQGILPNSCIISQDSFFKDDSVVLTDSRGFKQYDTLDALHMDRMMSEICSWQQDPQDFMLPKAKCFTSEGTKVFFLIVEGFLIFNYGPLNMLFDKRYFLQIPYETCKLRRSSRVYMPQDPIGYFDGHVWPMYLKNRKKMEDMVHDIVSAVNQQPPTLLHSLELS, encoded by the exons ATGAAAAGGTTTATTATTGGAATTGGGGG AGTAACAAATGGGGGCAAAAGCACGCTGAGCAGAAGTCTTCAGGGAATTCTCCCCAACAGTTGTATTATTTCTCAAGATTCTTTCTTCAAA GACGACTCTGTGGTCCTAACTGACAGCCGTGGTTTTAAGCAATATGACA CGCTGGATGCCCTACATATGGACAGGATGATGAGTGAAATCTGTTCTTGGCAACAAGATCCTCAGGACTTCATGCTGCCtaaagcaaagtgcttcacatcagAAGGGACTAAAGTATTTTTTCTTATAGTGGAAGGCTTTCTCATCTTTAATTATGG GCCCTTGAACATGTTATTTGACAAGAGATACTTCTTGCAAATACCATATGAGACATGTAAGCTGAGGAGAAG CTCAAGGGTATATATGCCCCAAGATCCCATTGGTTACTTCGATGGGCATGTTTGGCCCATGTaccttaaaaacagaaaaaaaatggaggACATGGTGCATGACATTG TATCAGCTGTGAATCAGCAGCCCCCTACCCTGCTTCATTCACT agaGCTGTCCTAA
- the nmrk1 gene encoding nicotinamide riboside kinase 1 isoform X3 → MKRFIIGIGGVTNGGKSTLSRSLQGILPNSCIISQDSFFKDDSVVLTDSRGFKQYDTLDALHMDRMMSEICSWQQDPQDFMLPKAKCFTSEGTKVFFLIVEGFLIFNYGPLNMLFDKRYFLQIPYETCKLRRSSRVYMPQDPIGYFDGHVWPMYLKNRKKMEDMVHDIVFLDGTQKREVLLTTVYKDIQLMLESLQN, encoded by the exons ATGAAAAGGTTTATTATTGGAATTGGGGG AGTAACAAATGGGGGCAAAAGCACGCTGAGCAGAAGTCTTCAGGGAATTCTCCCCAACAGTTGTATTATTTCTCAAGATTCTTTCTTCAAA GACGACTCTGTGGTCCTAACTGACAGCCGTGGTTTTAAGCAATATGACA CGCTGGATGCCCTACATATGGACAGGATGATGAGTGAAATCTGTTCTTGGCAACAAGATCCTCAGGACTTCATGCTGCCtaaagcaaagtgcttcacatcagAAGGGACTAAAGTATTTTTTCTTATAGTGGAAGGCTTTCTCATCTTTAATTATGG GCCCTTGAACATGTTATTTGACAAGAGATACTTCTTGCAAATACCATATGAGACATGTAAGCTGAGGAGAAG CTCAAGGGTATATATGCCCCAAGATCCCATTGGTTACTTCGATGGGCATGTTTGGCCCATGTaccttaaaaacagaaaaaaaatggaggACATGGTGCATGACATTG TGTTCTTAGATGGTACTCAGAAGAGAGAGGTGTTGCTCACCACTGTTTATAAAGACATCCAGCTGATGCTTGAATCTTTGCAGAATTGA